A stretch of Lactuca sativa cultivar Salinas chromosome 6, Lsat_Salinas_v11, whole genome shotgun sequence DNA encodes these proteins:
- the LOC111894154 gene encoding serine/threonine-protein kinase PCRK1, whose protein sequence is MKCFPFSYCNEKDEAAKTPTKSISVQSFTSIFTDRDVRRSWTTGLNSETVSDVSTESIGRRSNVPSFSQRPSNLRVFTFPELKSATNGFSRSAKIGEGGFGCVYIGAIKSDQDPTKKLRVAVKQLSRRGLQGHKEWVTEVNVLGIVEHPNLVKLIGYCAEDDERGIQRLLVYEYMPNGSVEDHLCAKNEETLSWSMRLKVAQDAARGLTYLHEEMGFQIIFRDFKSSNILLDDKWNAKLSDFGLARLGPEEGLTHVSTAVVGTMGYAAPEYIQTGRLRSQSDVWSYGVFLYELITGRRPLDRNRPKGEQKLLEWVKPYLDSRKFRMIVDSRLEGKYSMKTAQKLSIIANKCLSKNPKGRPKMSEVLEMVNELVGGGGAPEGTSPRPPPGNGPVVEPVVVHKVEPIEPEKVFVGSTEGKKTFKDMPSKRKRRFMDIMFGNSVWLSRIWPSKNVKT, encoded by the exons ATGAAGTGTTTTCCATTCTCGTACTGCAACGAAAAAGACGAAGCCGCAAAAACGCCAACAAAATCGATATCAGTTCAATCTTTTACTTCCATATTTACAGATCGTGATGTGAGAAGATCATGGACGACAGGGTTAAACTCCGAAACTGTTTCCGACGTTAGCACAGAATCAATCGGAAGAAGGTCTAATGTTCCTAGTTTTTCACAGAGACCAAGTAATCTTCGAGTCTTCACTTTCCCCGAACTCAAATCGGCCACCAATGGCTTCAGCCGATCAGCAAAGATCGGCGAAGGTGGTTTCGGGTGTGTCTACATCGGCGCCATTAAATCCGATCAAGACCCGACGAAAAAGCTTCGTGTCGCCGTTAAACAGCTCAGCCGACGAGGGTTACAG GGACATAAGGAGTGGGTGACGGAGGTGAATGTTCTTGGGATTGTTGAACACCCGAATTTGGTGAAATTAATCGGGTATTGTGCAGAAGATGATGAAAGAGGTATTCAAAGGCTTCTGGTTTACGAATATATGCCGAATGGAAGTGTCGAGGATCATTTATGTGCTAAGAATGAAGAAACTCTTTCATGGAGTATGAGACTTAAAGTAGCTCAAGATGCTGCTCGTGGGTTGACTTATTTACACGAGGAAATGGGCTTTCAG ATCATCTTCCGAGATTTCAAATCATCCAACATTCTTCTAGATGATAAATGGAACGCGAAGCTTTCGGATTTTGGATTAGCTCGGTTAGGTCCCGAAGAAGGACTAACTCATGTCTCCACCGCGGTTGTAGGAACCATGGGATACGCGGCTCCTGAATACATCCAAACCGGTCGACTCAGATCCCAAAGTGACGTGTGGAGCTACGGTGTGTTTCTCTACGAGCTTATCACGGGTAGGCGACCATTGGATCGAAATCGTCCAAAAGGCGAACAAAAGCTTCTAGAATGGGTGAAACCGTATCTCGACTCTAGAAAGTTCCGGATGATTGTTGATTCTAGATTGGAAGGAAAATACTCGATGAAAACAGCACAAAAGTTATCGATTATAGCTAATAAGTGTTTGTCAAAGAATCCAAAAGGAAGGCCAAAAATGAGTGAGGTGTTGGAGATGGTTAATGAGCTTGTTGGGGGTGGTGGTGCACCGGAAGGGACCAGTCCTAGACCGCCACCTGGAAATGGTCCGGTTGTAGAGCCGGTGGTGGTTCATAAGGTTGAACCCATCGAGCCTGAAAAGGTTTTTGTGGGGTCCACTGAGGGTAAAAAGACATTTAAGGACATGCCTAGTAAAAGGAAGAGAAGGTTTATGGACATCATGTTTGGAAACTCTGTTTGGCTTTCGAGAATTTGGCCTTCGAAGAATgtgaaaacttga